ATGATCCTTATACACCGCCGTCCACTACACCAACTACGCCAACTGTGGCGCAACCGTCAGCTACGCAGCCTGTAGTACAGCCGTCGACCAAAATTACAGATGGGCTGAACACTGTTGAAACGGGACAAGGCACGGTGAAGGCTGCCGCGTCTGAGGTTCAAGCCATCATGAAGGCTGTAAAGCCGGTCATTCTTGAATCCACATTGGCAGTGATTGATTTTGGCAAGAATGGCTTGAACGTACCTGAGCTCAGACAAGGACTGGAGACTTCCCTGGAGTTAGGAGCCCTTCTGACAGAGAAGTCCAAAAACGATGAGGTGTTGGCAGGAGCCAAGCTGGATCAGGCTGGACTGCAGCCGCTCGGCGGGAAGGTTCTGGACCTGATTGCCCAGCTGAATTACTCCAATGGTACAAGTACGAAAATCAAGAGCTTCGCGGAGCCGGTCAAAGTTACAGTGAACTTGAAGGAGTTAGGCTTGACTGGTGATACAACAAATCTGACAGCAGTCCGGTTCGTGCCTCAGGCAGATGGCACATATAAGACGATCAAGCTGGGCGGGGTCTATCTTCCGGAAACAAACAGCTTCGAGTTCTATACCGACAGCTTCAGCTTGTACAGTATTGTTAAGGCCGATTCCGTTACCAAGATTACGTTCAAGATTGACAGTAAGGCGTATTCCATCGGAGCACTTGATAAGGTTAACGACGTAGCGCCGGTGATCCGGGAACAAAGAACCCTGGTGCCAATCCGCGCTGTAGCGGAAGCTCTGGGTGCTGAAGTCAAGTGGGATCACGCAAGCAAAACAGCTACCATTACGCTTAACGGTAAAGTGCTGACTATGACTTTGGGAGAATTAATTGCAGGAATGGACGTACCTGCGCAAGCGATTGACGGCAGAATCATGGTGCCGCTGCGTTACGTCTCGGAAACTCTGGGAGCTTATGTCATGTGGTTCCCGCAAGACCAGCGGATCGAGATCATCCGTTAGCATAATCTTAATCGAAAGAAGCCGATTGCCTGTTTCCGGGCAATCGGCTTTTGTCTGCTTACCTGATTAAATGGTGCATCAACTCACGGATGGGAGCGCCCGGCTGCGTTCCGAGCTCCTGCAGCAGAACCTCCTCCAGCTTGCGGTACCGCCGGATGGCCTCGCTGGTCCGCCCCAGTCCGATCAACAGCCGCAGGACGTGCACGGCGATATCCTCACGCAGGGCATCGGTCAGGAGGATTTGCTCATAGGCCTGCAATGCCTGTTCCACCTCATGCTGCTCCAGAAAGAGACGGGCGGCCAATTCCAGCAGCTCCATATAATCCTGCTCCAGACGGCGTGCCTTGGTGCCGGCCCACTCATAGGTTTTGCCCTTAAGGAAAGGTCCGGTATACCAGGCTGCCGCCTGCTTCAATCGTTCCTTGCGCCCGTCTCCGCCCAGCCGGATTTCCCTCAGCACCTGCTCAAACACATACAGGTCACAGGACAGGGAATTCTCTACAATCTGTACTTCATTCCGGCCCGCCAGCAGGCAGACCTTAAGCCCGCTATCACTGATAGCCTTGCGGATATAATATAGATTGCTGTTCAGGTTGTTGCTCGCCTTGTCGGAATCAAACCCGCTCCACAGGGTATCCATGATCTCGTCACGGCTGACAGAGCGCTTATATAGGAGAAAAGCGAACAACTCCTCCGTCTTGGGACTCCTCAGCTTAAGGGGCCTCCTGTCCGGACCGGGGTGCACCAGCTTAAACCCGCCAAACATGTACACCTCAAGCATAGGCTCCGCCTGCGGGCGTACCGGCCGCCTCTGGATTTTGTCCAGGGCTTGCCTCACGCGTTCGGCCGATACCGGCTTCAGGATGTAGTCTGTCGCGTTAATATCGAATGCCTGAAGGGCATATTCCTCATAGCCGGTGACGAATACGATGTCCATGGCCGGGTACAGCTCGTGAATCTGCCTGGACAGATTCATCCCGTGTACCTCCGGCATAGAAATGTCCAGAAAAGCAACATCCACAGGGTTCTCCCTGACATATTCATAGGCCATGAGCGGATTCTGGAAGGTCTGGCAGACCTCAATCTCACCGCTCTCTGACAGAATCCGGCTGAGCCGTTTCAGTGAAGGCTGTTCATCATCGACAATGATTGTCCGCAGCATCTATTCACCCCCTAATGCATTAAAGACTCAGCTGGAAGATCGAACCAAATTCTGGTGCCGTTCCCCATGCTGCTCTCAATCTGTAGCTCCCGGCCATACAATAGCCTGAAGCGCTGTCTGATATTCCATAGCCCTACTCCTTTTTTATCTATATCGGCCTTCTGTAAATCTTCGAGCAGCTCAGGGCTCATTCCCTGCCCGTTGTCCTCAATGGCCAACCGGATCTCGCCACTGTCCAGCCGGACAGCGGACAGTCTGACCAGGCCGCCTTGATAACCGGCCATCAGCCCATGCCGGATGGCATTCTCGACCAGCGGCTGAAGCATCAGCGGCGGGATGGGAACTGCTGTATCCACCTCAATCTCATAGTCTACCTGCAGCCGGTCTCCGAAGCGCACCTTTTCAATATAGACATAGGCTCTAACCAGATTCAGCTCCTTCTCAAGGGTCGTCAGCGATGCAAGCTGCTTGAAGTCAAAGCTGGCCCGTAAATAATGCGATAGCTTGAGCGTCAGCTCCTCCGCCTGATCCGGCTCGTCCACACATAATTCTGCGATGGCATTCAGCGCATTATAGAGGAAGTGCGGATTGATCTGTGCACGCAAAAAGGCAATCTCGTTGTCACGGGCTTCTTTTACAGCGGTCTTCAGTTGAATCAGACTGCGGATGCGGGCGAGCAGCTCCTCGGCTTCAAAGGGCTTCTCCACATAATCGTTGGCTCCGTTCTCCATCGCCAGCCGGATCTCGGCAGCCTTGTTACGGGCCGTCAGCATGAGCACCGGCAGCTCGAAGAGGGAATACTTGGCTCTTATCTGCTCCAGAACCTCATAGCCCGTCATGTCCGGCATCGCAATATCCAGCAGCACCAGGAGAAAATCTGCCCTGCGGGTGAGCTCATCCAGAGCAAGCTGGCCGCGGTGTACAGCAACCATGGAGTAGCCGGCAAGCGATAGCAGACTGACCATGGCCTGGAGATTGGCATAGTCATCGTCCACCACGAGGATCCATTGATTAAGTCTGCCGGCAATGACCTGGGGGTACACAGGCTGGAGCATTCCTGCCCTTACCTGAGGCAGCTCCTTCTCCCAGGGATGCTCGGAGCTCTCTTGCTGCTGCTCATCAGGATCTGCCAGAGGCAATGTGAAGTAGAACTCCGATCCCTCCCCGGGGCTTGAGACTGCGTGAATGGTTCCCCCGTGCAGCTCGACCAGCCTCCGGGTGATGCTGAGTCCGAGACCGGTTCCGCCAGAAGGCTTGTCTGCCGGGCGCTCCGCCTGCTCGAAGTCCTCAAAGATCCGCTCCAGCATATGAACGGGAATGCCCCATCCGGTATCCCGGACACTGATCTTGGCCCATCCGCGTTGTACCTCAGCCTCAATACTCACCAGCCCGTTGTCGGAATACTGCACTGCGTTGCCAAGCAAGTTATGCAGGATTTGAATCAAGCGGTTGCTGTCTGCCCGCACAGCCGGGAAATCCGCCGGAATCCGGTTCTCGAAGGTAATCGTTTTTCCGCCGAGCAGAAACCAATGAATCCGCAGAACGGAATCTGCAACCGCCCGCAGATCCACGCTGCCGGGGTACAGCTTGAAGTCGCCGTGCTTCATTTTGGAATAATCCAGCAGTTCATTTACCAGCAGCGTTAATCTTCTTCCGCTTCCCATTACGATAGCCAGATTACGGGTCTGATTGTCCGTCAGCGGACCCTCCGCTCCCTTCAGCAGGGTGTCCGTGATGCTGACGATGGCATTGAGCGGTGTTTTCAGCTCATGGGAGGTGGCAGACAGGAATTCATCCTTGAGCTTGTCCATATCCAGCAGCCGGATTCGCATTTTGTCCATGGTATTGTAAGCTTCGAAGAACCAGAGGATGATCAAGAGTATGACTACCAGATTAAAGACCACCATATAAAATTGCGCAAGAACAAGGTCCTCTTTGATGGACATCCCAAGCAATAGGGCATCGACTGAATAAAGGTTGAGGGTGAGCGTTACCAGGAACAGCAGCAGCGACTTCAGGGCATTGGCGGCAGGGCCGCGGATGTGAAACCAAGCTGCCCTCCAGAGCAGGGCAAACAGAAGCGCTTCATAGCAAACTCCGATAAACGTGGAGAATTCTGTGTATGCACGGATCGGCAGAAGGATCGACAGGACGACGAAGCCGCCAAGAAATACGGCTACCAGCCGCGCCTGTCTTAAGGAAACCAGGCTGCGTGACATCTGGTTGAACAAGAAGGTCAGCAGAATGAAGCAGAGGATGGAGAAGATGTCCTTGACTTTATATATAACTACAAAAGGAACATCGGGCATGAACAAGAGCAGCGGACGTTCACCGACAAGGCCGTGATAAAGAGTATAGAGAAAGCAGATAAGGGAATACAGCAGAAGGGTAATGTCCCGCTTGCGGTAAAAGGCTGCCACCAAATAGCAGATCAGACACACCATAGCGAGCGTACTGAGGCTGGCCAGCATGGTGAACTCTCTTGCTGTGCTCTTCTGCTGATGCTCCATCATCGCTGATTGCTCGCCAAAGTACAGCGAAACCGGGATTCCGCCGTTGACATAATCGAAATTCGCCACCTGAATGAGAATCTCCGCTTCACCAGCCGCTGAAAAAAAGCCGATCTGCGGTTTATTTCCGGGCACATAAGAGGAGGAGTTGCTTGCTGGCGCGCCATCTTCAAACAGCTTATGACCATTGACAAATATGGCGCTGGAGAAGCGGATATTGGTCTTTTTAATCGCATAAACAGTGTTAGCGGGGGCATTCTTCAGCACCATACGGTAAGTGGCGTAGCCAAAGGCCGGAATAGGCTTCCCTTCGACCAGACTGCCGTTCCAGGGGGAGGGAACTGTCATCCAGATCATCGGTTTGGGCGGGTTCACTGCCTTGAAATCGCCGGAAGTAAGCAGCTGATTCCAGTAGAACTCCCACTCTCCATCCAGCTTAATGCGCTTATCCACGGCGGGGTTCCACGTAGAAAGATCCATAACGCCTTTCCGTACCTGAAGGTGCTGCGCCCCGTAATCTCTGTTCAGGAACACCGAAAGGGGGATGAGCGAGCAACCAATGAAGCTGATCAGAATGATCAGAATAGCTCTTCTGCGCAATATTGCCCGCTCCTTTATCATCATGAGTCATTAGTCCCGGTATAACTAATCAACCATTAATACTAGCAGCTAACTGATAGGCTTTCAATTAGAATTTACACGGAAAAAGTCTATATTTGTCGGATCTACTGCACCAGCCCCATCAAATATCCGTAATGCTCCCCCTTCATCTGGTCCAGCGTGATGAAGCGGATAGAGGCGCTGTTGATGCAGTAGCGCTTGCCGCCGCGGTCAGCGGGGCCGTCGTCGAAGACGTGACCCAGGTGGATGTCGCCGGATTGGCTGCGCACCTCGGTGCGTTCCATACCGAAGCTGGTATCCGTGTGGTAGGTGACGACCTGCGGGGCAATGGGCTTCGTGAAGCTGGGCCAGCCGCAGCCGGAGTCGTATTTATCCTTGCTGGAGAACAGCGGCTGGCCGGTGGCGATATCGACATACAGGCCGGGCTCGTAGTTATCCCAATATTCGTTGCTGAAGGCATGCTCGGTATCATTATTGACGGCTACCGCATATTGTTCAGCGGTAAGTTGCTGCTTGAGCTCTGCATCTGAAGGGCGCGGGTATTGGACCGGATCAATAACCGGCTCTTGCCCGTCCAGGATTCTCAGGTCGATGTGGCAATACCCGTCCGGGTTCTTCGCCAGGTAATTCTGATGATATTCCTCCGCCAGATAGTAGTTCTGAAGAGGAAGGACCTCCGTTACGATCTTCTTGTCATACTTCGTCTGCTCCTGCGCTACGGCCTGCTGAATGATCGCTGCATCCTCCGGGGACGAATAGTAGATTCCCGTCCGGTATTGGACGCCCTGGTCATTGCCTTGCTTGTTCAGGCTGGTTGGGTCAATGACCTTGAAATAAGCCTCCAGGAGCTGCTTCAGGGTGACCTGCTTCGGATCATATTTCACATGCACCGTCTCCGCGAACCCCCGGTCCCCGCGTATGACATCCTCGTAGGTCGGATTCTCGCCTTCCCCGTTGGCATAACCGGAGGTAACGTCCTGAACGCCCTGGATGCGGGACATGTAAGCCTCGACACCCCAAAAGCAGCCGCCCGCCAGATACAGATTCCGCAGATCCTTGTCAGGTATATTGTTGGTCGTGACTGCTGGCACCGGGGTGGCGGCTGAAGCGGCGGAGTTCATACCCGCGAACGTGTCCTTAATCTGTTCATTGGAGGCATGGCCCGGGAGGGATTTTACTAACATTCCTTC
This region of Paenibacillus sp. FSL K6-1096 genomic DNA includes:
- a CDS encoding response regulator — encoded protein: MLRTIIVDDEQPSLKRLSRILSESGEIEVCQTFQNPLMAYEYVRENPVDVAFLDISMPEVHGMNLSRQIHELYPAMDIVFVTGYEEYALQAFDINATDYILKPVSAERVRQALDKIQRRPVRPQAEPMLEVYMFGGFKLVHPGPDRRPLKLRSPKTEELFAFLLYKRSVSRDEIMDTLWSGFDSDKASNNLNSNLYYIRKAISDSGLKVCLLAGRNEVQIVENSLSCDLYVFEQVLREIRLGGDGRKERLKQAAAWYTGPFLKGKTYEWAGTKARRLEQDYMELLELAARLFLEQHEVEQALQAYEQILLTDALREDIAVHVLRLLIGLGRTSEAIRRYRKLEEVLLQELGTQPGAPIRELMHHLIR
- a CDS encoding ATP-binding protein, translated to MRRRAILIILISFIGCSLIPLSVFLNRDYGAQHLQVRKGVMDLSTWNPAVDKRIKLDGEWEFYWNQLLTSGDFKAVNPPKPMIWMTVPSPWNGSLVEGKPIPAFGYATYRMVLKNAPANTVYAIKKTNIRFSSAIFVNGHKLFEDGAPASNSSSYVPGNKPQIGFFSAAGEAEILIQVANFDYVNGGIPVSLYFGEQSAMMEHQQKSTAREFTMLASLSTLAMVCLICYLVAAFYRKRDITLLLYSLICFLYTLYHGLVGERPLLLFMPDVPFVVIYKVKDIFSILCFILLTFLFNQMSRSLVSLRQARLVAVFLGGFVVLSILLPIRAYTEFSTFIGVCYEALLFALLWRAAWFHIRGPAANALKSLLLFLVTLTLNLYSVDALLLGMSIKEDLVLAQFYMVVFNLVVILLIILWFFEAYNTMDKMRIRLLDMDKLKDEFLSATSHELKTPLNAIVSITDTLLKGAEGPLTDNQTRNLAIVMGSGRRLTLLVNELLDYSKMKHGDFKLYPGSVDLRAVADSVLRIHWFLLGGKTITFENRIPADFPAVRADSNRLIQILHNLLGNAVQYSDNGLVSIEAEVQRGWAKISVRDTGWGIPVHMLERIFEDFEQAERPADKPSGGTGLGLSITRRLVELHGGTIHAVSSPGEGSEFYFTLPLADPDEQQQESSEHPWEKELPQVRAGMLQPVYPQVIAGRLNQWILVVDDDYANLQAMVSLLSLAGYSMVAVHRGQLALDELTRRADFLLVLLDIAMPDMTGYEVLEQIRAKYSLFELPVLMLTARNKAAEIRLAMENGANDYVEKPFEAEELLARIRSLIQLKTAVKEARDNEIAFLRAQINPHFLYNALNAIAELCVDEPDQAEELTLKLSHYLRASFDFKQLASLTTLEKELNLVRAYVYIEKVRFGDRLQVDYEIEVDTAVPIPPLMLQPLVENAIRHGLMAGYQGGLVRLSAVRLDSGEIRLAIEDNGQGMSPELLEDLQKADIDKKGVGLWNIRQRFRLLYGRELQIESSMGNGTRIWFDLPAESLMH
- the msrAB gene encoding bifunctional peptide-methionine (S)-S-oxide reductase MsrA/peptide-methionine (R)-S-oxide reductase MsrB; protein product: MKKTWKWFGMLLVIGGLLAVLAACGVKPEADAGKTDSAAAMSKGKPAPAFALLDLKGDSLKLEDLKGKPVYVKYWASWCSICLAGLEELNTLAGQEKDFEVVSIVAPGYKGEKSAEEFTDWFNRQSYDNLTVLPDEDGTWAKEFQVRAYPSSFYIDEEGMLVKSLPGHASNEQIKDTFAGMNSAASAATPVPAVTTNNIPDKDLRNLYLAGGCFWGVEAYMSRIQGVQDVTSGYANGEGENPTYEDVIRGDRGFAETVHVKYDPKQVTLKQLLEAYFKVIDPTSLNKQGNDQGVQYRTGIYYSSPEDAAIIQQAVAQEQTKYDKKIVTEVLPLQNYYLAEEYHQNYLAKNPDGYCHIDLRILDGQEPVIDPVQYPRPSDAELKQQLTAEQYAVAVNNDTEHAFSNEYWDNYEPGLYVDIATGQPLFSSKDKYDSGCGWPSFTKPIAPQVVTYHTDTSFGMERTEVRSQSGDIHLGHVFDDGPADRGGKRYCINSASIRFITLDQMKGEHYGYLMGLVQ